One genomic window of bacterium BMS3Abin14 includes the following:
- the arnT_1 gene encoding undecaprenyl phosphate-alpha-4-amino-4-deoxy-L-arabinose arabinosyl transferase: MKKQAWIIIALFLLIYVVPLGVRPFVIPDETRYAEIPREMLATGDWTVPRLDGIRYFEKPVLSYWITAFSTSLIGENRFALRLPSALAVALAALFIYLLVSRVSGDPWKGTLSSVIYLTSMGVYAAGVYNSPDSLLSMFLTAGMVLFFLSHVEEHPTRRAVFLALFGVFCGLAFLTKGFLAFAVPVVAIVPFMIWEGQWRRLFTVPWIPAIAALLVALPWSIMIHLREGDFWRYFFWVEHIQRFLSHHPQHPKPFWYFVPVIAGGALPWSVLVPAAVVGSTFKKLPQKPGDPLVRFAICWLIFPFLFFTASNGKLGTYILPCFPPLAILMAFGLAGYFRKNGRKCFNLGARILAASAGLVGAILLAAHLFFPGGDRIYAQNETLKWALGTTGFISFGLAAWFASRAENPVRKITIFAAAPLLFLFVLHFAIPYQSMGRKNPGPFIRSYASRISTDSVLVSDNYLAPAVCWLYGRSDVYLLEVGGEFTYGLTYDDSKGRLLNIDKFSKMAKKMAGSGKLILIIHRKRYEAYKDRLPEPVFKDEYGKFVFARF; the protein is encoded by the coding sequence ATGAAGAAGCAAGCCTGGATAATAATTGCTCTTTTTCTGCTCATTTACGTTGTCCCCCTGGGTGTCAGGCCATTCGTCATCCCCGACGAGACCAGGTATGCCGAGATCCCCAGGGAAATGCTTGCAACCGGGGACTGGACGGTTCCCCGCCTGGACGGCATCCGCTACTTTGAAAAACCCGTTCTCAGCTACTGGATTACCGCTTTTTCAACATCTCTGATCGGTGAGAACCGGTTCGCCCTCAGGCTCCCATCCGCCCTTGCGGTCGCCCTCGCGGCCCTCTTCATCTACCTGCTTGTCTCCCGTGTGTCCGGGGATCCCTGGAAGGGAACCCTTTCCTCCGTGATCTACCTGACTTCCATGGGGGTCTACGCCGCCGGGGTATACAACTCTCCCGACAGCCTTCTTTCCATGTTCCTGACCGCGGGTATGGTCCTTTTTTTCCTGTCCCACGTGGAGGAACACCCCACCCGAAGGGCCGTGTTCCTCGCACTCTTCGGCGTTTTCTGCGGACTGGCATTTCTGACGAAGGGGTTTCTGGCCTTTGCCGTCCCGGTGGTTGCAATCGTACCGTTCATGATATGGGAGGGCCAGTGGAGAAGGCTTTTCACCGTCCCGTGGATCCCCGCAATCGCCGCGCTTCTCGTCGCCCTGCCCTGGTCCATAATGATCCATCTCCGGGAAGGTGATTTCTGGCGCTATTTTTTCTGGGTTGAGCACATCCAGAGGTTTCTCTCCCATCATCCACAGCACCCCAAGCCGTTCTGGTATTTTGTTCCGGTAATAGCGGGCGGCGCGCTGCCCTGGTCGGTTCTCGTCCCGGCGGCCGTGGTCGGCTCGACATTTAAAAAACTCCCTCAAAAACCCGGTGACCCCCTTGTGCGGTTCGCCATATGCTGGCTGATCTTCCCGTTCCTCTTTTTCACTGCCTCCAACGGCAAACTGGGCACATACATCCTCCCGTGCTTCCCGCCTCTTGCTATCCTGATGGCCTTTGGGCTTGCGGGATACTTCCGGAAAAATGGAAGAAAATGTTTTAACCTGGGGGCCAGGATACTGGCCGCATCAGCGGGTCTGGTGGGCGCCATTCTCCTGGCGGCCCATCTTTTTTTCCCCGGCGGCGACAGGATATACGCACAGAACGAAACCCTGAAATGGGCCCTCGGGACGACCGGATTCATCTCATTCGGCCTGGCCGCATGGTTCGCCTCGCGGGCGGAAAACCCGGTCCGGAAGATTACGATCTTTGCGGCTGCGCCATTGCTTTTTCTTTTTGTTCTCCACTTCGCCATACCCTATCAATCCATGGGAAGGAAAAATCCCGGCCCCTTCATCAGGTCCTATGCGAGCCGGATTTCCACAGACTCTGTCCTCGTGTCGGACAACTATCTGGCGCCTGCCGTTTGCTGGTTGTACGGACGATCGGACGTCTACCTGCTTGAGGTGGGAGGAGAATTTACCTACGGCCTCACCTACGATGACTCGAAGGGGCGGCTTCTGAATATTGACAAATTCAGCAAAATGGCGAAGAAGATGGCTGGAAGTGGAAAATTGATCCTCATAATTCACAGGAAGCGTTATGAGGCGTACAAGGATCGGCTCCCGGAACCCGTCTTTAAGGATGAGTATGGAAAGTTCGTCTTCGCGAGGTTTTGA
- the arnD gene encoding putative 4-deoxy-4-formamido-L-arabinose-phosphoundecaprenol deformylase ArnD — MRIGLRVDVDTFRGTRLGVPAICKLLARQGITASFFFTVGPDNMGRHLRRLLRPSFLWKMLRTRAVGLYGWDILLKGTFRPGPVIGEKLAGVIQDTADAGHEIGLHAWDHHHWQTRIDTMDGNDIHRSLTMGVDLLSRILGRPPDCSAAPAWKSSDPALTEKDRFPFVYNSDCRGDHVFLPIVGGRTLRQPQVPVTLPTYDEVIGNSGISDENYNEYMLSLLDPAGLNVLTVHAEVEGISRLGMFDRFLSTARSSGMAFCTLGSFLEGSTSLPAAPLIPGHVPGRDGWVSLQGPSVAVDEEIRP; from the coding sequence ATGAGGATCGGCCTCAGGGTTGACGTCGACACCTTCAGGGGAACACGCCTGGGAGTACCGGCGATTTGTAAACTCCTGGCCCGGCAGGGAATCACCGCCTCCTTTTTTTTTACGGTCGGCCCCGACAACATGGGCCGTCACCTGCGCCGTCTTCTGCGCCCGTCCTTTCTCTGGAAAATGCTGCGAACCAGGGCCGTCGGCCTCTACGGATGGGATATTCTCCTGAAAGGGACATTCCGGCCCGGGCCTGTTATCGGAGAGAAGCTCGCCGGCGTTATCCAGGATACGGCAGACGCGGGTCACGAGATCGGCCTTCACGCATGGGACCACCATCACTGGCAGACACGCATAGACACTATGGACGGTAACGACATCCATCGTTCCCTGACAATGGGGGTCGACCTCCTCTCCCGGATACTGGGGCGCCCACCGGACTGTTCCGCGGCGCCGGCCTGGAAATCCAGTGACCCGGCCCTCACGGAAAAGGACCGGTTTCCCTTTGTCTACAACAGTGACTGCAGGGGTGATCACGTATTTCTTCCCATTGTAGGCGGCAGAACCCTGCGACAACCCCAGGTTCCTGTTACCCTTCCCACCTACGACGAGGTCATCGGCAACTCCGGGATCTCCGACGAAAACTACAATGAGTATATGCTCTCACTCCTGGACCCGGCCGGGCTCAACGTCCTGACCGTTCATGCTGAGGTCGAAGGGATCTCCCGTCTCGGGATGTTCGACCGTTTCCTCTCCACCGCCCGTTCATCCGGGATGGCCTTCTGCACCCTGGGGTCCTTCCTCGAAGGGTCAACCTCCCTGCCTGCGGCGCCGCTCATCCCCGGTCATGTTCCCGGCAGGGATGGATGGGTCTCCCTGCAGGGCCCGTCAGTCGCCGTTGACGAAGAAATCAGGCCATGA